In the genome of bacterium, one region contains:
- the rsgA gene encoding ribosome small subunit-dependent GTPase A — protein sequence MNLIELGWDDGWAEAFAPHQAKGHLPGRIAVRHKGQYDVLTEEGHVVGRIKGYLRHTAESLAELPVVGDWVALSRREHDPIFRIQEVLPRRTRLSRKVAGVRTREQMLAANVTTVFIVMGLTEDYNLRRLERYLVLVEECGARPVVVLNKADLVNEERLEAEGMEAKSAAPDAPIHVTSATEGRGILDLRQYLGQGETAIFVGSSGAGKSTIINRLIGSEHQRVAEVREADGRGRHTTTQREMILFPEGGVLIDSPGLREVQLWVTEDMGLDEVFPEIVELAEQCQFRNCDHESEPGCAVRLAIEEGRLDPARLHSYRQLRDELENVAKRQAQITEMRREIRKTGGKRRR from the coding sequence GTGAATCTGATTGAACTCGGTTGGGATGACGGCTGGGCGGAAGCCTTTGCACCGCATCAGGCGAAGGGGCACCTGCCCGGCCGCATTGCAGTACGTCACAAAGGTCAGTACGATGTGCTGACCGAAGAAGGACACGTCGTCGGGCGCATCAAGGGTTACCTGCGCCACACGGCGGAATCGCTCGCGGAACTCCCGGTCGTTGGCGACTGGGTAGCGCTCTCCCGCCGCGAACACGACCCCATTTTTCGCATCCAGGAAGTCCTCCCCCGCCGCACGCGCCTGTCACGTAAGGTTGCAGGCGTTCGCACACGCGAGCAGATGCTGGCCGCAAACGTCACCACGGTCTTCATCGTGATGGGACTGACGGAGGACTATAATCTCCGGCGCCTGGAACGCTACCTCGTGTTGGTTGAGGAGTGCGGCGCGCGCCCGGTCGTGGTGCTCAACAAGGCGGATCTTGTTAACGAAGAGCGTCTCGAAGCCGAAGGGATGGAAGCGAAATCGGCCGCCCCGGATGCGCCGATCCACGTGACCTCCGCCACGGAAGGACGCGGCATCCTCGATCTGCGCCAGTACCTCGGCCAGGGCGAGACGGCGATCTTCGTCGGCTCCAGCGGCGCGGGAAAGTCCACGATCATCAACCGACTGATCGGCTCGGAACATCAGCGCGTGGCGGAAGTGCGCGAGGCCGACGGCCGAGGCCGTCACACGACCACGCAGCGTGAGATGATACTGTTTCCAGAAGGCGGCGTCTTGATCGATTCCCCGGGCCTGCGCGAGGTCCAGCTCTGGGTCACGGAAGACATGGGGCTCGATGAAGTATTCCCCGAGATCGTTGAGCTGGCGGAGCAATGCCAGTTCCGCAACTGCGATCACGAGTCCGAACCGGGCTGCGCCGTGCGATTGGCAATTGAAGAAGGCCGCCTGGATCCGGCGCGACTGCACAGCTATCGACAGTTGCGCGACGAGTTGGAGAATGTTGCCAAACGCCAGGCACAGATCACCGAAATGCGCCGCGAGATTCGCAAGACCGGTGGCAAGCGGCGGCGCTAG
- the mce gene encoding methylmalonyl-CoA epimerase, producing MLKFVDHIGIAVEDLDAAIESYKGCGLTNVGPIEEVKEQGVKVVMIQCGETCLELLQATGPDSPVGKFIEKRGYGMHHVAYRVDDVAAAMDALKSQGRRALSEAPRHGHAGSLVCFMHPKDMGGVLTELVERPAGSPQEPPYAH from the coding sequence ATGCTGAAGTTTGTGGACCATATTGGAATTGCCGTCGAGGACCTGGACGCCGCGATCGAATCCTACAAGGGATGCGGACTGACCAATGTCGGGCCGATCGAGGAAGTGAAGGAGCAAGGCGTCAAGGTCGTGATGATCCAGTGCGGCGAGACATGCCTGGAACTGCTGCAGGCAACGGGCCCCGATTCGCCCGTCGGCAAGTTCATCGAGAAGCGCGGCTACGGAATGCATCATGTCGCCTATCGCGTGGACGATGTGGCGGCAGCGATGGACGCGCTGAAGTCCCAGGGGCGTCGCGCGCTCTCCGAGGCGCCGCGCCACGGCCACGCAGGAAGTCTCGTTTGCTTCATGCACCCGAAAGATATGGGCGGGGTGCTGACGGAACTGGTGGAAAGGCCGGCCGGTTCGCCGCAGGAACCGCCCTACGCTCATTGA